DNA from Branchiostoma floridae strain S238N-H82 chromosome 15, Bfl_VNyyK, whole genome shotgun sequence:
gtttgcgtaGCAggatacactgtagtctcttaatgccatggaataATGATTaccggtggttttaagttcgcttgAAATTGGCAatgtgaaaaccgcgaacataaaaccaccgtgacaatttctgcatttacagtactcagcAACCTACCTCTAAAAATGCTAGTCAAGTGCTCTGTCTCTCTGGTATTTTAATAACATTATACGTTTTAAGAAAATATTCACAATgtaataatataaaaaaaaattatttctttcCTGAGATATGCCTAAGAAATGATTGGTGACTGACACATCTTGATATTATTTACAGACTTCTTGGCTGATTGATTTCCGTGCTGTGGGATATAGGCTTAATAATTTCCTCACAAATGGTGGAAATAAAGCATCTGAACCAGTGCCAATGTCACAAAGGTCTTCAACTCCTACCTTCACACTGTTGACCTGCTAATATAAAGTCTGTCTAGCTGTTTCATAGCAGACAGGAGTCAACTTGGGGTTATTTAGTCTTTATTTTTCCCACTTGTGTGTTAATTATACCTCAAATCTTTGCCCAACAGTTCAATCTGGTATTTTCATATTGGCTTGGGGTGGACTGTAAATTTTAAGACTCTATAACTTCTAAGAGGTGTCAATTGGAATGAAATAGCTTTGAATAGTTATTTCCATTGTAATACTTTTCTAGCCTAGtattcagccgtattatagctcccaagtctcttctgtcctctgaagagactcaggagctatgaTATGGCTTGATACCGGGCCAATACGTTTCTAAGTTGAAATGTTATCAATGAACTGATAATGAAAGGAAGCACAAATTTTAGGTAGAAAAGTAACACGTTGAAGTTTTTACGAAGTACTATAAAACTGTTATAAAGAAAAGAATTAATACTTCTTCAATTGTTAGAAAATGACAAATCAAATTATTTTAACTTATTCATAGAAGGTCAAAAATCTCTTTTCACCTAACTTAAAGGTATCCTGTAAATAAATCCTAGATGTATTTAAGCTACAAAGCCAAGAGtcctttaccttttttttaagtactgtaaatgcagaaatcttcgcggtgatttaatgtttgcggttttcacggtggccgcttcaccgcgaacttaaaaccaccgcgaacatttttccatggcagtaagagactacagtgcatggtgctaccgcaaaattaaaaccaccgcgaaaagtcctttttcctgctaccgcgaaattaaatcccagcgaacttaaatacatttacagtattgcaacAGGTATGCTACAAGCAGAGTACAGCTTGTAGCTTTATAGAGATGACATCATGTCTGTGTACATTCTCCCAGTCTGCTGTCATCACAGATCTTTGACCTGCCAGCTCACTCAGGCTGTTTGGCAACTTTGTAAGACCTTTTTGGCAACTTTGTAAGACCTTGATCATGAAACTTTGCCAATGGATCGAGTAGCCCCTTTCTTTGACGTGTGATGGCCAGATCCTATTGTTTCCTTAAGCTAGGGTACTTGCCAACTCCTAGCTATCATCATCACAGACCTTTTAATTTGTACTGGCTCACTTGTCTGTTTGACTTTGTACCTGTAAGACACTCAAATCTTGCCAAAGAGTTAGGACTACCGAGTTGTGCCATGGCCAAAATTTATCCTATTACAGTATCAGTTCTTTACAGCTATCTTAATCAAGGATCTTGCCAACTCTTTGCTTGTATGAGAACTTTAGAAGGAACTTtccagtacaaacctggtttgCCAACTTTTTGCCTTGTATTATGAGAACTCGAGTGTTATGTCATGTGCAGTTTACTCATTCAGTCATTGATTATATCATGACAGATCAGATTCTGCTACTGTAAAACTATAAACCTTGAAACTAAATGGCTTATTTTCAATTTCAGGACTTTCATGATATGAGTTTACAGTATATTACTTTAAACATTAACTGCACTACGTGTTCAACCACAAGCTCATAATGCTGCCACAATGTCCTTTTCCCTCCtgccacaaaataaaatccccactaaaataaatgaattttacaGTACATCAGACTTCCCAAACTTCAGCACCACAGAGCAAAAATGTGTGTCCTTGCTAGACTCCTGTCTGTCTTCACGCAGGGTTTGTTTAGTAACTTTGCTAAGACCCCAATCTCAGAGTGCCCTAAACATTAGCTGGAATCATCGCTTTCAACAGGACACCTACCAAATGTGATAAGGTTCccgtgaaaataaatgaatttacagtacgtCAGAACCATGGAGCAAAAACGTGTGACCTACTAGCTAGACTAGAGCTCCTGTCTGTCTACAACTTGTAGTACAAGCAGGGTTTGTTTAGTAACTTTGCTAAGACCCCAATCTCAGAGTGCCCTCAACATTGGCAGGAATCATCAGTTTGAACAGGACacctacatttttttgtaccaaatgtGATAAGGTTCCTGTGAAAATatatgaatttacagtacatcagcACTATGGAGCAAAAACGTGTGACCTACCAGCTAGACTAGCTCCTGTCTGTCTTCAAGCAGGGTTTGTTTAGTAACTTTTCTAAGACCTCGAACCCAGATCTAGAGTGCCTAAACATTGGCTAGAAGCATGGCTTCAACATGACACCTACCAAAGGTGCTTAGACCTACCGACCCAGAGATTCTAGTCTTCATGTGGCACCTTGAAATTTCTACAAGACCTCTAGTTCTAGTATCTTCACCTTTGTACTCCTTTCCTGTTGTGTAACACATGATGATGTCATGGCTCCATCTGGTATGGGTTAACCCTAGAGCTTCTGGCCGGCTTTTGTCTGTTTTCCTGtttatgtgtgtctgtttgaaTATTGACCCTACAAGTCAATTTTCAAGAAGGTATAAAGATCTGAGATCTACTCACAGAGAGCCGGTGAGGTAAGCCTTGCCAGATGGGTGTCTTGATCCTTGTCCAGGGTTTGGGGGAGAGTTTTGTGCCAAGCCGGTTTCTTCTGTCATGTGGTAGAAGTGAGCTAGCAGTCTGCTCCTGTGTTGGGAGACCCTGTACTGTGTGTTCATCAGGGCCAGCCGGGAGGAAATCTCACATGTGGCTCAAACCTGACCCCAGGTCAACTAGCAGGGACCAACCACTAGCACTCCATGGTCACAATTAGGGATGAAGCATTGTTGGTTGCGTCTGAAGGACATGGGTTAGCTCAAGCTCAGGTTACTGCCTGCTTTCTGTTTTGAATTACTGGTAAAGTTGCTGGGTACAGGGCAACTTTTGTGCAGGTAAATTAGAGTAGACTTAAAGTAGTCTATAGTCTACACTTCTATGTACATGCATGTCTTTATCAATTCAAAGCTACATCAACTGTGTAGATTCGTCATACGAAAGTTAATAGCATGTATTTGTTAATCTCTTTTCTAGAGACTGGATcttatagatgtacatgtatgctgtggTATATATTCATAAACTGAGCACTTCTGTCCAGTGTAACTTCAGTTGATTTATAATGATCAGACAGTCAAGGTCAGAGAGGATCTTGGGTTCCTCCAGCTGGTAAATCTTCAAGTCAAAGGTTAAGCATCAGAATTTGTAACAGGTATGGGCAAGCTGGGAGCTTACATCACAAGCACATTATTTATTCAGTGCTATATTAGATTCAGACTAGGGACTGGTAATGGTGCACTGGCCCAGTCGGTAGATCCCCGGCCTAGTCATACCAAGGACTttgaaatggtacatgctgctttgtCTGCTTAGAATTCAGGCTTTGGGTAAgggtatgatacatgtacatgtacattgtatgtatctgGTCCTAGCCCCATgggtatgaatttgcaatagAACATTTGTAGTTgaattcacaatatatgtgcTGCCCAGGactagaaatggagatgggtaaAATTGGTGTGGGAAAGACTTAACCTGTTAGTATAAACTAAAAAGTAATTCAGACCATTGAATTGAaccaaaaagtgacaccaaAACttttgagatacatgtacatgttcatttgCATTATTCATATAAATGTTCAACAAGTAATAAAGAGTTTCTGTACTGAAGTAATTTCTTAGCACCACACTAATGAATACAtgggaaacaaaaacacaataacTAACATTTCTAGTTAcaagtcattttgtacatgaagtACGTACATTGTCAACCTCAGGCCAGACTAATTCTATTTGCTGTTTGTTGACTTTTTCACAGCAAAAGTTAAATTCAAATTAAAGCTAAACAATACAGTTAAAAGAATTAGACGAAGTTTCCAAAATATGACATGAAATGACAAAAGATTACAAATAAATCGTATATGGCTGGCAAAagaaggtgattttttttttaaaatatcagAAGCATATATTATGAATACAGAGGAGTCTTCTGTTAAACtgtatgtacatgacattgtatgtccTGTATTTTACAAAGGTGACAAGCAGGGTAAAAAAGAGCCAAATGATGCCTTGGTAGTCAGGGATTTTCTCTCttattgttttcttgtgtgtctaTGTTACTTCACATATTATTCTCTCAAAGAACATATAAGCATCCTGTTTCTTCAGGCACAGTTTGGCGACCCGCATAGAGCTACCTTGCACATTAGTAGACACACACTTAATCTTCCCTATGTCATTCTCGTCCACTTCCTCAATAGTCAGTACACTCACAGACCCAAACTCTTCCACCACGTAGCCAGGTTCAACTTTCTCAGGTGTGACtgtcttgttgttggcgagtacCCAGGATATCTTCGGTGTGGGGCACCCCCGCGTCTCGCAGTAGAGCGTGGCGTCTTGTCCCTTCCGCACCACGATGTGCGTCCTGTTCATCTGCATCTTCGGGGGTCCCTGGATGCCCGACTCCCAGACGAATTTCCCGCGGAGGTTGGCTGGGCTCTCGCAGGTGACGTTCACTTGTCTCTTGTCCGAGCGCCGGTCGAGCACGATGATAAATTGCAGCAGTGGGCAGTTGCAGTGCCATTGGTTATAGCCGAGCCTCAAGTGGGTAACGTAGATGGGCAGCCACCACTGGTTGTCAACTGATGTCAGCCGATTGTGGCTGAGTTCGACGAGCCCAAGGTAGCTCTGATGTGCAAACGTGTTATGAATGCTGGTGATCTGGTTGTGGTTGAGGTAGACCTCCCCCAGGAATGGATTGTTTACAAACGCCATCTCGGTGTAACGGATTCGGTTGTGGCTCAAGTCCAGCGCGTTGAGATTGGGAGAGTCATAGAACATGTATGTGATGTCGTTGATGTTGTTATAGGCCAGATCCAGGACCCGCATGAACGGCATGGCGGCAAACGTGTGCTCGATGAACCCGATGTTGTTGTTACGGAGGAACAAGCTGACGAGGTTTGGGGCTTTGATTTCTTTCGTCAGGTTCCCCAGTCTGTTGTGGCTCAAGTCCAGAATCTCCAGGTTGGTCATCTGGCTGAAGTCGATCTTCAGGTCCTTTATCTGGTTGCAGCTGACGTTCACAAACTCCACTGCCTTCAGTCCCAGCAGCTCCTTACCCAGATATGTCAGGTTGTTGTAGTGCATGTGCAGCCATCTGACGTTCCGAAGGTTACGGAACGCCTTCCCGATGGTGACAATTCCGTTGTTGTTCAGGTGAAGCTCGTCGAGAAAGTGTAGATCGGAATACGCATCGTCGAGGTTGGTAATCTTGTTAAAGCTGAGGTCGACGATTTGGAGACTCACGAGTCCGTCCAACCCGTGCCGTACTGACTGGATGTTGTTGTGGCTGATGTACATTCCGTGGAGACGTACCAGGTTTTTGAACTCACCCTTGATGCTGGAGATGTTGTTATAGTTCATGTTCACCCACCTCAGCTTCTTCATCTTCCTTATTGCCTTGTCCAACGACTGGATCTTGTTGTACTGAAGATGCAACTCCTCGAGATTGTCCAGTACTGAGAAGGCTGTGGCGATGTTGGAGAGGTGGTTGTGACTCAGGTCTAGCTTCTTAAGATTACCGAGGTTCTTAAAGGCCTCGTAGATCCAgtacaagctgttgttgctGAGGTCAAGAACCTGGAGGTCAGTCAAATCTTCAAGACCGTCTTTAAGGTGGTCAAGTTCATTGTGACTGAGAAACAGCCACTTAAGTTTTGACAGTTTCTTCAAAGAGTTTCCCATGGAGGTCAGCCTGTTGCTTTGGAGGTCAAGATTTGTTAGGTTGACATTTCTACTGAATCCACTTCCCAAGCTGTTGATGGTGTTGTTTGCCAAGTTCAAGGATTTCAGTCTTTGTAAGTTGTGGAAAGCTGAGCCAAGGGAGTAGATGAGGTTATGCTCAAGATGTAGGTATTCAAGAGAAGGTAGATGGTGAAACAGTCCGTCAATGTAGTCCAACTTGTtatgactcaggtccagaactTGCAGACTCCGTAGCTCGTGGAAACAGTAGCGGACCGTGTGGATGTTGTTGTGGCTCAGGTCCAGCTCTATCAGGTTGGGCATGTCGTTAAACACAGCGTGAAGGACAGAGATGTTGTTATGTCCGAGTTTCAGCCACCGGATGGGCagctggcctgttataaaagagTTCCGTACATGGTCGATCTTGTTGTACCTCAGATCTAGAAACGCCAGCTGTTTCATGGAGTCAAAGTCCCCGTACAAAGCGTTGATTTTGTTGTGGCTGAGACTGAGTTCCCTGATGGCTCGGTTATTGCTGAAGGCGCCGTCGATGTTGGTGATGTCATTACTCTGTAGATCCAGCACCTCCAGGCGAGGCAGGTTGTAGAAGACATTGTGGATGACCTGGATCTGGTTGTGGCTGAGGTAGAGCTGCTCCAGCTTGCTGTTGTGGTGGAAGGCGTACTCCACTGTCGTGATGTTGTTGTGCTTCAGGTCTAACGTGACAAGGTTCCGCATGTTGGGGAAGATGCCCTTCACAGATGTGATGCGGTTGTGGTCTGCCATTACTGTCTTTATGCTCCAGGTTCCATTGTGCTTCTTACTGAAGACGTTTGCGAGCGTTGACAGCTTGTTGTAGCTTACCTTTAGCTCCTGGAGGAGCGTCATGTCCTCGAACGTCCCGTCGATGCTGGTCAGCTTGTTGTGGCTGATGTCGATAGAGCGAAGCCTGGTACAGTTCTCCATGGTACCTTCTATAGTGGTGAGGTTGTTGTGTGCCAGGATGAGCACGCTGAGGTATGGTAGGTGGTTCAGGGTTCCCAGCTGTAGCAGCTCGTTGTGATGCACGTACAAACGTCGCAACTCCGGCACCTCCTTCAGAAACTCGTCAAGTGTGTTGAAGTTGTTGTGGGACAGATCCAACGTCTTGAGGCCTGGAATCCACTTGAAGATTCCTCGTAAGTCATTCAGTTCGTTGTGGCTCAGGTCAAGCTCGTTAAGCTCGTGGATGGCGGTGAGGGCGTCGGGGTAGATGTGGATTAGGTTGTTGTGGCGTAGAGAGAGCGATCGTAGATACGGGGTCTGCGTGAAACTGTTTGGCTGGAGACCATTGGTGAGGATGTACTGAGAAAGGGACAGCCACAGCGTTCTCTGCGGGTATTCGTCGGGAAGGAACAAGATGTCGTAACCGCGACAGTCCACGAACACGCCCGAGTCGAAGAGCCACTCACACTTACAGGCGATGGGGCAGTACACGGGTTCCACCTCTTGTAGGAGTCCTTCATACCCCGTAAAGTTGGCTGTGGTTTCTTGAGAGGCAACTTTGTCAACTGACAGGAGCACCAGTGCCAGTAAAGGCCAGGAGTAGGCTTTCATCCTAATGTGGAATGGTGATATATGGTGTGATCTGCTGGATGTTGccattgctgttgttgtctgtgGTCTCCAACTTAGTGTTTTCCTGTGGAAAGAAAGATACACTTTGATTGTAAAGATTGTATCACAAATGCAGCATGGTATAACTATGATCAGAAAACTAAGGTATCTTGATGTAGCTAAATTAGATGATCTTTTCTTCCAGTGTCTCCTCCACCAGGGTGTGCATGTAGTGAAGAGTCCCTAGTTGTTCAAGGTACCATGGGTGTGTATTTAGTGAACAGACACTTCAGTGCAGTAGTTGCAACAGGTCCTGAGTGTTTTTGTTGACATCAGTCTGACAGCATGATCTCACACGACCTACTAAAGACTGACCCCAGCAATAGTTCACGAGTAGGGAGGGTCCATTTGTGTTCACTGTTTCTGTATAAATTTGAACAAACCACACAGTTTTGTTAGCAGTGACTAAAAAGTGCCTCAACCATATCTCATTTATCACTAGCATTGTGTCTCACAtcgaaaataaataaatgtgtcCAGTTACTGTAATAGTTCAAGAATGATGAACCCCTGCAATACTCGATGGAAAAGTAGCAAGCCTAGGAGAACTTTGACACATGTAGTCTAAGAGAAGAACCCAACTCGTACTAGTATACTATCCAAGTACAGTTCAGGCCTCAGCTTGTCTTTCATgctttttttcatacatttgatGGCCAAGGAAAAGGGATAATAAAGAAGGCCCAACGAAAAAGGTCTAAAAGAAACCACagcataacatctgcttggagtagaATTAATGTGTCTTAATCAACCACATAAATTTGGGGGATGTaacattttctgtaatttctaTTATAGTACGTAGATTAAGCCATTCTAAAACCACTGCTTTGACCCTCACAATGCCATACAGAACAGAAAGTAACAATTAAGATAGGAAAGCCTTCATCATCCTTTGACACAAGCCAAACCAAACTTCAAAGCATGACCCCTTGTCAGGTCACTAGCTCTGAGTGAAGGCCTGCCAAACCTCAAACACTGAAACCGGCAAAAAGTTGGCAACTTGGAAAATTGGCAACTAGCAAGACCAGCTTTTTCTGCTGTCAAAACTAGTTACCCGTATAGAAACAAGATCTGGTTAATGTTTACAtctaatattttctttcaaattgtcATGATAGTAAAAAACACAATAAGCATGTTTTCTCTATGACTTTGAGTCAAGAAAGCTGAATTCAAAATAAAAAGCAAAGAATTTATTTAGAAGAAGATTCTATTACTTTTCTTAGCATGATTTTTAAAGCTCAACACTTTCTAACTATTACTGTATTAATCTTCATCAGCAAGCATACTTATCTGACAACAAGGTCTCTAGTTACCCAATTACCACATAAAACTGATCTGTTCCAGATTGTTGAGTCATGGGGAGAACACATGCAGAGCTTCTCAGAACTGAACCAAAGCTAATGAGTGATAGATCTGGTGCTGAAAAGAAGTCAGTGCTCTAACTCCAAATTCCAAGTTATCAAGACAAAGTTGTAAATTCTTGATAGTGCTACTTATATTcttatctttgtttttttttcctcaagAGGAATATCTTCAAGAGGCTCATGCTTAACAGGAGCTTAATGCTGGAACTAATTAATTAGCAACAGTAATTAGCTCATCAGATAAGGTACACAAACCCATTACCAAAGAAAACAGTTTGATATGCCAATGGTGGGAGGGTATTTAGTCTGAGATCTTTTGTCacctacatcatgtacatgtacatataacagATTTTGTGCTTGAATTAGTTGAAATCAGAGTTATGAAAAGTCAAGAAGTTTCTTATCCTCAAGAGGTAGAGATTTCTTCAAGATATGTTCAAGATTGAGTAAGGTCTTTGATTATAAGTTGCTATTATGGTCAAGAGCTTAATTTTGGAACTAATTAATTAACCACAGTAATTAGGCTCATCAGATAAGTAACACAGGCCCATTGCCAAAGAAAACAGTTTACAGTGCAATACACATCATGGGTGAGGGTACAGATTCTGAGAAAGACCTAGAGCGGATAGATCTTAAAGTAAACACAGAGATAGAATGCAAGAAGTTGGTGTTTAAAACTTATGACAGGTCTATTCAAAAGGAAGGTCCACATCTTTGATGCATCCTGAAGAGTTAGGGGTTTCTTCAATTTCAAGGTGCCCAAGCAAGCTGAAGAGTTCAGGCTGGAATGAATTAATTAGCAACAGTAATTAGATAAACAGATAAGTAACACAAACCAATCACCAAAGAAAATGATATGGTACAGTTCATGGGGGGAGGGCACAGATTCTGAGAAAGACAACAGCTTATTAGATAGACCTAACAGTCTAACACATACAAAAACTCAAGAAGTTGGTGTTTAACTCTTTAGAAAGAGGTCAGGTCAGAGTCTGGCCTTCCTACCTTTTTGTGCATGAGTGAGAGGCCTGTAGTAGTGTTGAGTCCTGGGTCCTTCTCACAGCATATTGCTAGATTTCAGCAGTAGGCAGACCTGACAGTGGGGTTTTGTGCAGCCCCTCCAGACTGGGGTGACCTCTGCAGAGCCACACACATGTGGAAGGAGTCTGGTTTCTGTGCAAACTCAGGCGAGACCAGCCCTGGTGATAGGAGGGTGGATGTGGTCACTGCAACAGGCTTTAGTCTGGGGAAGTCtcagatacagtagaagctgtttaattgcacagcctatttgccagcacatgtcatgcaattatccagctggtgTAAAAGTACGAAAAGGAACAAGAATGATAATAATACGAACTTCAAGTTATCCAGCTAGACCGCACCGAtttgggattttaggattcCGTGCAGTATGTGTTAATCCGttttgcaattaactggcttctattgtattATACAATAGTGTACATATCATTGAAATACATTATGACATTGAAATGCCCATTCCTCATCCAGTTTAGTTTATAGTCACTGTATTGATTTGGTTCCCCTTTTTGCCCATTTATATCTATTTATTAGACCATATGTGGTCCTCTATACATTAGCTAACAGTAACAGGCATGAAATTGCAATAAAATTAAGATTATTGCATAATAAGCCGGGGTTGCCAAGCATTACGGCTACCCTTGCTCTGCCCAGCTGTAAGACCCAGTCATGCCCTAGCAAGATATCTTGTACAGCACAGCAccgttatttttgtttgttgaaagAATTCGTTCTTCACTTCACTATTTTGTTTCACCACCACCGGTTTGCTAGGGCATCCTCACTCCCCTGGGCACAAAGTCCCACGAGGGGCATTGCCCAGTAttatatgtagatgtagatgtagataatgAGGGATTCTGTCTTCAGCTTTGAATTATTTctgtctactctactcttctctactctactcctgGCCCCGGGGCTTCTTCTGAATGTACAGCATAAACCTTTGttgggaccccccatgcagaccccatTATACTTCACTCCCATAGTATCGGTAGAACAAAAGGGAActgtttttcctgtgtttctttaaaTTGATGTGACTAAATTTGTTTTTGAACTTATGGACTCAAGTTCTGCTGACCAAGACGCTTTCTAACTTTGGTGGTTAGTTTTTGAACAAGACAACTcaagaactgaactgaatggTCATAATCAAACGCCTCCTAGTGGTTAGGTGTGGTACTGCAGAGTAGTTGGCTCATACTGTGTAGTTCCAACAACCACTATCTATAGAGTGAAATGagcaaaaacaatgaaaaaggaCTGTATGTTGATGCCAACATTTGTCACCGAGAGccttatttttgtcttttttcagaTTTCATAATCAACAGTACATTTTATTTCGCTGTTTTCGCACAGAATGGACACAACTCTGGTGGATTTCTCTGACATGAGGTGGCAGCGGGGAGACTTGAGCTTCATCTTTAATGGACACCTCAGACCCAACGTCTCCTTGGTCGTCCTCGACAACGAACTTAAGGTGTTCCAGAGAATACGATGTGAGGTAAGTACCCTCAGTTTTAACTTTGAGAAAAGATTCTTGATAACTGCATGCATGGGCATTTTATAGTGCAATAGATCTTTACAATTAAACGTGGATAAAGTCAACGAGATTTTAGAACTAAGCTTAAGAAAATTTCTgtcataaatacattttgtactgctGACTATCTTCAGTTTTGAATATTGATACCATTATTTGTATAGCCTGttagtataaccgccctttgacGTAGCACAGCAGCTATGCAGGCCAGAATTCACAACCAATAGAAAGAAAAGCTGAAAACATGTAGTTGTGGTTGT
Protein-coding regions in this window:
- the LOC118432280 gene encoding protein artichoke-like, whose amino-acid sequence is MATSSRSHHISPFHIRMKAYSWPLLALVLLSVDKVASQETTANFTGYEGLLQEVEPVYCPIACKCEWLFDSGVFVDCRGYDILFLPDEYPQRTLWLSLSQYILTNGLQPNSFTQTPYLRSLSLRHNNLIHIYPDALTAIHELNELDLSHNELNDLRGIFKWIPGLKTLDLSHNNFNTLDEFLKEVPELRRLYVHHNELLQLGTLNHLPYLSVLILAHNNLTTIEGTMENCTRLRSIDISHNKLTSIDGTFEDMTLLQELKVSYNKLSTLANVFSKKHNGTWSIKTVMADHNRITSVKGIFPNMRNLVTLDLKHNNITTVEYAFHHNSKLEQLYLSHNQIQVIHNVFYNLPRLEVLDLQSNDITNIDGAFSNNRAIRELSLSHNKINALYGDFDSMKQLAFLDLRYNKIDHVRNSFITGQLPIRWLKLGHNNISVLHAVFNDMPNLIELDLSHNNIHTVRYCFHELRSLQVLDLSHNKLDYIDGLFHHLPSLEYLHLEHNLIYSLGSAFHNLQRLKSLNLANNTINSLGSGFSRNVNLTNLDLQSNRLTSMGNSLKKLSKLKWLFLSHNELDHLKDGLEDLTDLQVLDLSNNSLYWIYEAFKNLGNLKKLDLSHNHLSNIATAFSVLDNLEELHLQYNKIQSLDKAIRKMKKLRWVNMNYNNISSIKGEFKNLVRLHGMYISHNNIQSVRHGLDGLVSLQIVDLSFNKITNLDDAYSDLHFLDELHLNNNGIVTIGKAFRNLRNVRWLHMHYNNLTYLGKELLGLKAVEFVNVSCNQIKDLKIDFSQMTNLEILDLSHNRLGNLTKEIKAPNLVSLFLRNNNIGFIEHTFAAMPFMRVLDLAYNNINDITYMFYDSPNLNALDLSHNRIRYTEMAFVNNPFLGEVYLNHNQITSIHNTFAHQSYLGLVELSHNRLTSVDNQWWLPIYVTHLRLGYNQWHCNCPLLQFIIVLDRRSDKRQVNVTCESPANLRGKFVWESGIQGPPKMQMNRTHIVVRKGQDATLYCETRGCPTPKISWVLANNKTVTPEKVEPGYVVEEFGSVSVLTIEEVDENDIGKIKCVSTNVQGSSMRVAKLCLKKQDAYMFFERIICEVT